The Planctomicrobium piriforme genome includes the window AGGCCGCCAATTGGGGTGAAGGAATCATGCATCGCGTTGACCGAGCCATTTGACGCGGCTGTGGTTGCAACGGCCCAGAGTGCCGAGTTGCCGATGCCAAAACGGGTTTCTTTCCCTTCCATGTTGCCGCCAGGCTGCAAAGCGCTCGCCTGTTGATCGACTCCCAGTGGTTGCAAGGCGGGAAGTCCCTGCTGTTCTGCGAACACGGTGACGCCCACGAGCGGCACGAAGATCACCAGCATCGCAGCCAGGAGAGCCCAACCTTGCCGGCGGTCTCCGACCATCTCGCCAAACGTGCAGCAGAGCGCTGCCGGCAACAGCAGAATGGCGAGCACTTCCAGAAAGTTGCTGAGTGGTGTGGGGTTCTCCAGCGGATGAGCCGAGTTCACATTGAAGAAGCCGCCGCCGTTGGTGCCAAGTTGTTTGATTGCCACCTGCGATGCCGCCGGGCCGACCGCAATCTGTTGCGTGGTGACAGGCGTGCCGTCGGCAGCAACCAGCGGCTCGACAAGCTGGGCTTCGACAGACGGGGAGAAGGTTTGCACCACGCCCTGCGAGACCAGCACGACGGCCCAGACGAGCGACAGGGGTAACAGGATCGAGATCGTCCCGCGGACGAGATCGACCCAGAAGTTGCCGATGGTATCGGCGTTACGACGAGCGAACCCGCGGATCACGGCCACGAGGACTGCCATCCCCACTGCGGCCGAGACGAAGTTCTGCACAGTCAAGGCGAGCATCTGGGTGAGGTAGCTCATCGTGGTTTCGCCGCCGTAGCCTTGCCAGTTGGTGTTCGTGGCAAAGCTGACCGCCGTATTGAACGACGAGTCAGGAGTCACAGCGGGGAATGCCTGCGGATTGAAGGGCAACATTCCCTGCAAACGCTGCAATGCGTAGACAGCCAGGAAGCTGACAAAGGTGAATGAGACGGCTGCGCCGGCATAGTGCTGCCAGGTCATCTCTTTCTGGTCGATGCCGCAAAGTCGACAGATCAGACGTTCGATTGGTCCGAAGACTTTGCCAGCCCCTTTCGATGTGCCCGAATAAACGCGGGCCATGTAGAGTCCCAGCGGTTTGGCGCACGCCAGCAGGACGGCAAAGTAAATTGCAAGTTGTAAAAGTGTGTTCGAGGTCATGAGAACTTCTCCGGCAGCAACAGGGCTGCAGTGAGATAAACGGCCAGCAATCCGGCCAGAGCGAGTGCGAGAAGAGTGGTCCAGTCCATGGTCAGTCCTCCGTTCTCAAACGGGCAAGGAGCTGGATCAGACCTGAGCAGCCGGCGAAGAAAGCCGTGCCGGCAAGCAGCCACATGAT containing:
- a CDS encoding potassium-transporting ATPase subunit F yields the protein MDWTTLLALALAGLLAVYLTAALLLPEKFS
- the kdpA gene encoding potassium-transporting ATPase subunit KdpA, producing MTSNTLLQLAIYFAVLLACAKPLGLYMARVYSGTSKGAGKVFGPIERLICRLCGIDQKEMTWQHYAGAAVSFTFVSFLAVYALQRLQGMLPFNPQAFPAVTPDSSFNTAVSFATNTNWQGYGGETTMSYLTQMLALTVQNFVSAAVGMAVLVAVIRGFARRNADTIGNFWVDLVRGTISILLPLSLVWAVVLVSQGVVQTFSPSVEAQLVEPLVAADGTPVTTQQIAVGPAASQVAIKQLGTNGGGFFNVNSAHPLENPTPLSNFLEVLAILLLPAALCCTFGEMVGDRRQGWALLAAMLVIFVPLVGVTVFAEQQGLPALQPLGVDQQASALQPGGNMEGKETRFGIGNSALWAVATTAASNGSVNAMHDSFTPIGGLVPMWLMQLGEVIFGGVGSGLYGMLAFAIVAVFLSGLMVGRTPEYLGKKIGAYEMKMASLVILLPCAMVLIGTACAVMTTVGRATIYNPGPHGFSEVLYALSSTANNNGSAFAGLGANIPFYNGLLGLAMLVGRLCVMLPMLAIAGSLAAKKLVPPGPGTLPTHSPLFVMVLSAVVIVVGALTFFPALALGPIVEQLLQHAA